The proteins below are encoded in one region of Amycolatopsis magusensis:
- a CDS encoding PQQ-dependent sugar dehydrogenase — MSRLHPWKRLSLVVPLAVTALLGPLLPAAGGAEQGRAAGVPLGEISVVTTEVATGLQNPTAIVPVGDGRLLITEKRGVIRAYHPSTGLAEKPVADLSARISSAAVERGLLGLALSKDRNVAYVAYTRAPDHAVTLARLRLDTGAVQELLSQEHSQFPNHNGGQVAFGSDGYLYWSIGDGGGAGDPLATGQKLDTLLGKILRLDVSRTCGAKPYCVPGDNPFVGNAGVRTEIWAYGLRNAWRFSFDPHNGSLWIGDVGQGRFEEVDHIRAHQGGVNFGWSCMEGPVVYNQDRCTASAKYTGPVFDYVSGEQGCAVIGGHVYRGRQYANLVAGTYVATDFCRGTAWAVRENPDGTYTDGEIGTFPTDVTAFGVDEGGELYVADEYPGRLHRVSFERVPARG, encoded by the coding sequence ATGTCGCGACTTCACCCGTGGAAACGGTTGTCCCTGGTCGTTCCACTCGCCGTCACCGCGTTGCTGGGGCCACTGCTGCCCGCGGCGGGCGGGGCGGAGCAGGGCCGCGCCGCGGGCGTGCCGCTGGGCGAGATCAGCGTGGTCACCACCGAAGTGGCTACCGGCCTGCAGAACCCCACGGCGATCGTGCCGGTCGGTGACGGCAGGCTGCTGATCACCGAGAAGCGCGGGGTGATCCGCGCCTACCACCCGAGCACCGGCCTGGCCGAGAAACCGGTGGCGGACCTCAGCGCGCGGATCAGTTCGGCCGCGGTCGAGCGCGGGCTGCTCGGCCTGGCGCTGTCGAAGGACCGCAACGTGGCGTACGTGGCCTACACGCGCGCCCCGGACCACGCGGTGACACTGGCGCGGCTGCGGCTGGACACCGGCGCGGTGCAGGAACTGCTGTCGCAGGAGCACTCGCAGTTCCCCAACCACAACGGCGGGCAGGTCGCGTTCGGCTCGGACGGCTACCTGTACTGGTCCATCGGCGACGGTGGCGGCGCCGGGGATCCGCTGGCCACCGGGCAGAAGCTGGACACGCTGCTCGGCAAGATCCTGCGCCTCGACGTGAGCCGGACCTGCGGCGCGAAGCCGTACTGCGTGCCGGGCGACAACCCGTTCGTCGGCAACGCCGGGGTGCGCACGGAGATCTGGGCGTACGGCCTGCGCAACGCGTGGCGGTTCTCGTTCGACCCGCACAACGGTTCGCTGTGGATCGGCGACGTGGGCCAGGGCCGGTTCGAAGAGGTGGACCACATCCGCGCGCACCAGGGCGGGGTGAACTTCGGCTGGTCCTGCATGGAGGGTCCGGTGGTGTACAACCAGGACCGCTGCACCGCCTCGGCGAAGTACACCGGGCCGGTGTTCGACTACGTCTCCGGTGAGCAGGGCTGCGCGGTGATCGGCGGGCACGTCTACCGCGGCCGCCAGTACGCGAACCTGGTGGCGGGCACCTACGTGGCCACCGACTTCTGCCGCGGCACCGCCTGGGCGGTCCGGGAGAACCCCGACGGCACCTACACCGACGGCGAGATCGGCACCTTCCCCACCGACGTCACCGCGTTCGGTGTGGACGAAGGCGGTGAGCTGTACGTGGCCGACGAGTACCCCGGCCGCCTGCACCGGGTCTCCTTCGAGCGCGTCCCCGCCCGCGGCTGA
- a CDS encoding alpha/beta fold hydrolase, producing MASVTTSDGITLHLTDEGSGPAVVLVAGYRAGAETWVLQADALTAAGYRVLCLDRRSQGRSDAPVSGQRMARHGKDLHDALDATGLTEVLLVGSSMGASTIWSYVDLFGGERVRGVVSIDQTPRMINDADWPYGFYGLDRANSGDLFADGVPETGKGLDAERANQGLLRLVARLGPENVSPPVARPETLPLLHDHAHQDWRDVLARAEFPVLMLAGRESQFWPCEHAEAAIRDTPSGQAVIVEDAGHATHLDRPDAVNDALRTFAAAL from the coding sequence ATGGCTTCAGTGACGACGAGTGACGGGATCACGCTGCACCTGACCGACGAGGGCAGCGGCCCGGCCGTGGTCCTGGTCGCCGGCTACCGCGCGGGCGCCGAGACCTGGGTGCTGCAGGCCGACGCGCTGACCGCCGCGGGTTACCGGGTGCTCTGCCTGGACCGGCGGTCGCAGGGCCGGTCGGACGCCCCGGTGTCCGGGCAGCGCATGGCGCGCCACGGCAAGGACCTGCACGACGCGCTCGACGCCACGGGCCTCACTGAGGTGCTGCTGGTCGGCAGCTCGATGGGGGCGAGCACGATCTGGTCCTATGTGGACCTGTTCGGCGGCGAACGGGTGCGGGGTGTGGTGAGCATCGACCAGACCCCACGCATGATCAACGACGCCGATTGGCCGTACGGCTTCTACGGCCTGGACAGGGCGAACTCGGGCGACCTCTTCGCCGACGGCGTGCCGGAGACGGGCAAGGGCCTGGACGCCGAGCGCGCCAACCAGGGCCTGCTGCGCCTGGTCGCGCGTCTGGGCCCGGAGAACGTGAGCCCGCCGGTGGCGCGGCCGGAAACCCTGCCGCTGCTGCACGACCACGCCCACCAGGACTGGCGGGACGTGCTCGCGCGCGCGGAGTTCCCGGTGCTCATGCTGGCCGGGCGGGAAAGCCAGTTCTGGCCGTGCGAACACGCCGAAGCCGCCATCCGGGACACGCCCTCGGGCCAGGCGGTGATCGTGGAGGACGCCGGGCACGCCACCCACCTGGACCGCCCGGACGCGGTGAACGACGCCCTCCGCACCTTCGCCGCCGCCCTCTAG
- a CDS encoding helix-turn-helix domain-containing protein — protein MPTPDSWLRLLADERPAAELEDFRRDQLTSASGDRRDRVAREADRAFAIRRRLDARRRHAAELTVLNDLARRLTTLRDSGEVLSEVAAQARRLLDVDVAYLMLRRADGTLRIEVVDGSMGSVLRGIELADGSGLGGRVVRTGEPMWSEHYLRDTRVEHVAAVDAAAESEQLGGILGVPLIRGDEAIGVLLAADRRPRSFHGGEVELLAALASHAAVALHNAGLFEQHRRLVDELRAANATLRRADELRERLTAAVIGGGGYAEIAAELTRALGGPVTVFGADHEVLAGAPDERVPEVGEPGAVLAPVELRSGYAGCLVARGSAAEDAEAARLLGLGATSVAVVITSEQSRAEAEMRTRGEFVSALLSPGTDEAGLRRRARSAGISIAEVRTVAVFDPGDAEPRQTAALASRVAAEFGGWSAEHTGHLVALLPGADPERVAEWLRRLDLPCAVGVSACSGGVHAIRTAHESARQTATVLLALARARDCARDAELGIYRSLFGQAGRDELRVFIDDTVGPLLAHDRDRRRDLATTLRTYLEQSRHHARTCELLHVHANTLYQRLERVDRLLGPDWREPRRALEVQLALRLHDVLSALRARG, from the coding sequence ATGCCGACCCCGGACTCCTGGCTGCGCCTGCTCGCCGACGAGCGACCGGCCGCCGAACTGGAGGACTTCCGGCGCGACCAGCTGACCAGCGCGTCCGGGGATCGACGCGATCGGGTCGCGCGGGAAGCCGATCGGGCCTTCGCCATCCGCCGCAGGCTCGACGCCCGCAGGCGGCACGCCGCCGAGCTGACCGTGCTCAACGACCTCGCCCGCCGCCTGACCACGCTGCGTGACTCCGGCGAGGTGCTCAGCGAGGTCGCGGCGCAGGCCCGGCGCCTGCTCGACGTGGACGTCGCCTACCTCATGCTCCGGCGGGCCGACGGCACCCTGCGCATCGAGGTGGTCGACGGGTCCATGGGCTCGGTGCTGCGCGGCATCGAACTGGCGGACGGCAGCGGCCTCGGCGGGCGCGTGGTGCGGACCGGCGAGCCGATGTGGAGCGAGCACTACCTGCGCGACACCCGCGTCGAGCACGTCGCCGCGGTGGACGCGGCCGCGGAGAGCGAGCAGCTGGGCGGCATCCTCGGCGTCCCGCTGATCCGCGGCGACGAGGCGATCGGGGTGCTGCTGGCCGCCGATCGCCGTCCCCGGTCGTTCCACGGCGGCGAGGTCGAACTGCTCGCCGCGCTCGCCTCACACGCGGCGGTCGCGCTGCACAACGCCGGGTTGTTCGAACAACACCGCCGGCTCGTCGACGAACTGCGCGCCGCGAACGCGACCCTGCGACGGGCGGACGAACTACGCGAGCGGCTGACCGCCGCGGTGATCGGCGGCGGTGGCTACGCCGAGATCGCCGCCGAGCTGACCCGCGCGCTGGGTGGTCCCGTGACCGTGTTCGGCGCGGACCACGAAGTGCTCGCCGGTGCCCCGGACGAGCGAGTGCCGGAGGTGGGCGAACCCGGCGCGGTCCTCGCACCGGTCGAGCTGCGCAGCGGGTACGCCGGTTGTCTCGTGGCCCGCGGATCGGCCGCCGAAGACGCCGAGGCAGCACGCCTGCTCGGCCTCGGCGCGACCTCCGTGGCGGTGGTGATCACCTCGGAGCAGTCCCGCGCGGAAGCGGAGATGCGCACGCGCGGCGAGTTCGTCAGCGCGCTGCTCTCCCCCGGCACCGACGAAGCCGGACTGCGGCGGCGAGCTCGCAGCGCCGGGATCTCGATCGCCGAGGTACGCACCGTCGCGGTCTTCGATCCCGGTGACGCCGAGCCGCGGCAGACCGCCGCACTCGCCTCGCGGGTCGCGGCGGAGTTCGGCGGCTGGTCGGCCGAGCACACCGGCCACCTCGTCGCGCTGCTGCCCGGGGCGGACCCGGAGCGGGTCGCCGAATGGCTGCGCCGCCTGGATCTGCCGTGCGCGGTCGGCGTCTCGGCCTGTTCCGGCGGCGTCCACGCGATCCGGACCGCCCACGAGTCCGCCCGCCAGACCGCCACCGTGCTGCTCGCCCTCGCCCGCGCCCGCGACTGCGCCCGTGACGCGGAACTCGGCATCTACCGTTCGCTGTTTGGGCAGGCGGGCCGCGACGAACTACGGGTGTTCATCGACGACACCGTCGGGCCGCTGCTGGCCCACGACCGCGACCGGCGGCGCGACCTCGCCACCACGCTCCGGACCTACCTCGAACAGTCCCGCCACCACGCGCGGACCTGCGAACTGCTGCACGTCCACGCGAACACCCTCTACCAGCGGCTCGAGCGCGTCGACCGGCTGCTGGGGCCGGACTGGCGCGAACCGCGGCGCGCCCTCGAAGTGCAGTTGGCGCTGCGGCTGCACGACGTGCTCAGCGCGCTCCGGGCGCGCGGCTGA
- a CDS encoding FAD-binding oxidoreductase, which yields MRALVDDLRRDLPADRLLLDPDLVTGFVHDEAEWAPHGTPCVVVRPRTADEVQAVVLACVRHGVPLVARGAGTGLSGGANAIDGGVVLSTALMTEIREIDPVERLAVVQPGVVNDDLRAACAERDLWYPPDPASAPWSTIGGNVATNAGGICCAKYGVTRDYVLALEVVTGTGELVRLGRRTAKGVAGYDLAGLMVGSEGTLGVVTEVTVRLRPRREPEHTVAGYFSSIVDAGRAVTAVGAAGLTPSALELIDRHCLSAVDRWKNMGLSADADVVLLGRTDAPGAAGEREVEAMLACFEGAGATWAARSTDQEEADALFAARRLAYPALERLGPVLTEDVCVPRAAVPEMLARIEKTAAESDTLIASIAHAGDGNLHPLLITPPGDEDARRRAQAAFDRIIADAIDLGGTVTGEHGVGLLKRDGLRAELGPVVLNLHRAVKDALDPHGILNPGKVFSRAPGAR from the coding sequence ATGCGTGCTCTGGTGGACGACCTGCGCCGGGATCTCCCGGCCGACCGGCTGCTGCTCGACCCCGATCTGGTCACCGGTTTCGTGCACGACGAAGCCGAGTGGGCACCGCACGGCACGCCCTGCGTCGTCGTCCGGCCTCGTACCGCCGACGAGGTGCAGGCCGTGGTGCTGGCCTGTGTGCGGCACGGGGTGCCGCTCGTGGCGCGTGGTGCGGGCACGGGCCTGTCCGGCGGCGCGAACGCGATCGACGGCGGCGTGGTGCTCAGCACCGCGCTGATGACCGAGATCCGGGAGATCGACCCGGTGGAGCGGCTCGCCGTGGTGCAGCCGGGCGTGGTCAACGACGACCTCCGTGCCGCCTGCGCCGAGCGCGACCTGTGGTACCCGCCCGATCCGGCCAGCGCGCCGTGGTCGACCATCGGCGGCAACGTGGCCACGAACGCCGGGGGCATCTGCTGCGCCAAGTACGGCGTCACCCGCGACTACGTGCTCGCCCTCGAAGTGGTCACCGGCACCGGGGAACTGGTCCGGCTGGGCAGGCGCACGGCCAAGGGCGTCGCGGGCTACGACCTCGCCGGGCTGATGGTCGGCTCGGAGGGCACGCTCGGCGTGGTCACCGAGGTGACCGTCCGGTTGCGCCCGCGGCGCGAGCCCGAGCACACCGTCGCCGGCTACTTCTCGTCCATTGTGGACGCCGGGCGGGCGGTGACCGCGGTGGGCGCGGCCGGGCTGACCCCCTCGGCGCTGGAGCTGATCGACCGGCACTGCCTGTCCGCGGTGGACCGGTGGAAGAACATGGGCCTGTCCGCCGACGCCGACGTGGTGCTGCTCGGCCGCACCGATGCCCCGGGCGCGGCGGGGGAGCGCGAGGTCGAGGCCATGCTGGCGTGCTTCGAAGGAGCCGGGGCGACCTGGGCCGCGCGCTCCACCGACCAGGAGGAGGCCGACGCGCTGTTCGCCGCGCGGCGGCTCGCCTACCCCGCGCTGGAGCGGCTGGGGCCGGTGCTCACCGAGGACGTGTGCGTGCCGCGGGCCGCGGTGCCGGAAATGCTGGCGCGCATCGAAAAGACGGCCGCGGAGTCGGACACGCTGATCGCCAGCATCGCGCACGCCGGGGACGGCAACCTGCACCCGCTGCTGATCACCCCGCCCGGTGACGAGGACGCCCGCCGCCGCGCGCAGGCCGCGTTCGACCGGATCATCGCCGACGCCATCGACCTCGGCGGCACGGTCACCGGTGAGCACGGGGTCGGCCTGCTCAAACGGGACGGCCTGCGGGCCGAGCTGGGCCCGGTCGTGCTGAACCTGCACCGCGCGGTCAAGGACGCACTCGACCCGCACGGCATCCTCAACCCCGGCAAGGTGTTCAGCCGCGCGCCCGGAGCGCGCTGA